A genomic segment from Candidatus Baltobacteraceae bacterium encodes:
- a CDS encoding glycine C-acetyltransferase, whose protein sequence is MNTTFEEKLQSDLEALKKAGTYKRLRHLTTPMAPEVHMEEAGDVIVLSSNNYLGLADQAEVVEAGKRGLDVYGAGTASVRFICGTFDVHRKLEERIAQFLGTQASLTYVSCWNANTGLFPTICDQGSAIVSDELNHASIIDGVRLASKARRERYKHSDMRELEAKLQAVQGCFPIVIVTDGVFSMEGDLAKLPEIAELAGRYGAITVVDDSHGTGVMGKTGRGTIEHYGLTGKIDVITGTLGKALGGAAGGFVAGSEALIDTLIQRSRPQLFSNALPATVACSSLEAIEYLDAHPELVATQRDNTAYFRAGLKKIGYKPLEGESAIVPIIVGETAFAISMSDALLRRGVFVTGFGYPVVPEGTARIRVQISAALNKDELDRALAAFEAVGRELGLLK, encoded by the coding sequence ATGAACACTACGTTTGAAGAGAAGCTCCAGTCCGACCTCGAGGCGCTCAAGAAGGCCGGCACGTACAAGCGGCTGCGGCACTTGACGACGCCGATGGCGCCCGAAGTGCACATGGAAGAGGCCGGCGACGTCATCGTGCTCTCGAGCAACAACTATCTCGGACTGGCCGACCAGGCCGAGGTCGTCGAAGCCGGCAAACGCGGGCTCGACGTCTACGGCGCCGGCACGGCGTCGGTGCGATTTATCTGCGGAACCTTCGACGTGCACCGCAAGCTCGAAGAGCGCATCGCGCAGTTCCTCGGGACGCAGGCCTCGCTGACGTACGTGTCGTGCTGGAACGCCAACACGGGTCTCTTTCCGACGATCTGCGACCAAGGATCGGCGATCGTGTCGGACGAGCTCAATCACGCGTCGATCATCGACGGCGTTCGTCTGGCGAGCAAAGCGCGTCGCGAACGCTACAAGCACAGCGACATGCGCGAGCTCGAAGCGAAGCTGCAAGCCGTTCAAGGGTGTTTTCCGATCGTCATTGTGACCGACGGCGTGTTCTCGATGGAGGGCGATTTAGCGAAGCTGCCCGAGATCGCCGAGCTGGCCGGACGTTACGGCGCGATCACGGTCGTCGACGACTCGCACGGTACGGGCGTGATGGGCAAGACCGGGCGCGGAACGATCGAGCATTACGGTCTAACCGGAAAGATCGACGTCATCACCGGTACGCTCGGAAAAGCGCTGGGCGGTGCCGCGGGCGGCTTCGTGGCCGGCTCCGAAGCGCTGATCGACACGCTCATTCAACGCTCGCGTCCGCAGCTGTTCTCCAACGCCCTCCCGGCGACGGTCGCGTGCAGCTCGCTCGAAGCGATCGAGTATCTCGACGCGCACCCCGAGCTGGTCGCAACGCAGCGCGACAACACGGCGTACTTCCGTGCGGGATTGAAGAAGATCGGCTACAAGCCGCTGGAGGGCGAGAGCGCGATCGTGCCGATCATCGTCGGCGAAACGGCGTTTGCGATCTCGATGAGCGACGCACTCCTGCGCCGCGGCGTGTTCGTGACGGGCTTCGGCTATCCGGTCGTTCCCGAAGGGACGGCGCGCATTCGCGTGCAGATCAGCGCCGCGCTTAATAAAGATGAATTGGACCGCGCACTGGCCGCTTTTGAAGCCGTTGGGCGCGAATTGGGCTTATTGAAATGA
- a CDS encoding cysteine dioxygenase family protein: protein MLATLIEELRTVPPQSRGERAMGVLLSEAAAAFSQFERPLIYRPNCYTRTCAYYDDRFEILLLNWAQNVASAIHDHGGQHCWLTVLSGQLQIENYERLDNEETPGRALVVPRDCATLGPGDLDVRSGPFDIHRVAAGRGGAISLHVYAGPLRSFLVYDEFGQRCEPAHGGYDEIRPQRVAI, encoded by the coding sequence ATGCTCGCTACACTCATCGAGGAGCTCCGTACCGTGCCGCCGCAGTCTCGCGGAGAACGCGCCATGGGCGTTCTTCTGTCGGAGGCGGCGGCCGCGTTTTCGCAGTTCGAGCGACCCCTCATCTACCGCCCAAACTGCTACACCCGCACCTGCGCGTACTACGACGACCGCTTCGAAATCTTGCTCCTCAACTGGGCGCAGAATGTTGCTTCTGCAATCCACGATCACGGCGGTCAGCATTGCTGGCTCACGGTTCTCAGTGGGCAGCTTCAGATCGAGAACTACGAACGGCTGGACAACGAAGAAACGCCGGGCCGCGCCTTGGTCGTCCCACGAGATTGCGCGACGCTTGGTCCGGGCGATCTGGACGTACGATCGGGTCCCTTTGACATTCATCGCGTCGCGGCCGGCCGCGGCGGAGCGATTTCCTTGCACGTTTACGCCGGTCCGCTTCGCAGCTTTCTGGTTTATGACGAGTTCGGACAGCGTTGCGAACCCGCGCATGGGGGATACGATGAAATTCGTCCCCAGAGAGTGGCGATTTGA
- a CDS encoding FAD/NAD(P)-binding protein, translating into MIRCDTAIVGGGFSGCAVAAQLARITGPFSLVLFEPGPLGRGAAYGTRHREHLLNTRAAAMSIFADDRDHFVRWLGGRAAPSDFVSRQSYGDYVADVARLAFDRDGFDVVAAKVVSMHRSAGGFVLETEDGKKYESRTAVIATGNALPGDAALPRGVPAHPRYIADPWRFDYRSVAGDVLIVGSGLTALDVLGALESSGHSGAVYVVSRHAQFPQTHAEITEAYGVVPALDASNARTLLRSLRSHLREAAARGYDWRAVVDALRPESESLWRRLSTEERLRFDRHLRRRWERHRHRAPGAVDAVRQRYADKGRLFPYSGRITEYAAGEVTVALRDGAEVTLRPDWIVNCTGPAPSRTIAPPPLGLDLRVHADLHAVDDQGRALPGLWFVGPPLRAVRFEATAVPELRLMAQAVARGIVKSFEEELTQVV; encoded by the coding sequence ATGATTCGCTGCGATACCGCCATTGTGGGCGGCGGCTTCTCAGGATGTGCCGTGGCGGCGCAGCTCGCGCGCATTACCGGACCGTTCTCGCTCGTGCTCTTCGAGCCGGGGCCGCTGGGCCGCGGGGCCGCCTATGGTACGCGCCACCGCGAGCATCTGCTCAATACTCGGGCCGCCGCGATGAGTATCTTTGCCGACGACCGGGACCACTTCGTTCGATGGCTTGGCGGCCGCGCCGCCCCTAGCGACTTTGTTTCACGGCAGTCGTACGGCGACTACGTGGCCGACGTGGCGCGCTTGGCTTTCGACCGCGACGGCTTCGACGTCGTTGCGGCTAAAGTCGTTTCGATGCATCGCTCCGCCGGCGGTTTCGTTCTCGAAACTGAAGACGGAAAGAAGTACGAGTCTCGCACGGCGGTCATTGCAACTGGAAACGCACTTCCGGGTGACGCCGCCCTTCCGCGAGGTGTGCCGGCACATCCCCGCTACATCGCCGATCCATGGCGCTTCGATTACCGCAGCGTCGCGGGCGACGTGCTGATCGTTGGGTCCGGGTTGACTGCGTTGGACGTGCTCGGCGCTTTGGAGTCTAGCGGCCATAGCGGCGCCGTGTACGTCGTCTCGCGTCACGCACAGTTTCCCCAAACGCATGCGGAGATTACGGAGGCGTATGGGGTCGTTCCGGCACTCGACGCCAGTAATGCGCGTACGCTGTTGCGAAGTCTACGATCACATTTGCGCGAAGCCGCCGCGCGAGGATACGATTGGCGCGCCGTCGTCGATGCGCTTCGTCCCGAATCGGAATCGTTGTGGCGCCGATTGTCCACCGAAGAGAGGCTTCGTTTCGATCGGCATTTACGGCGACGTTGGGAAAGGCACCGTCACCGAGCTCCAGGAGCCGTTGACGCGGTGCGTCAACGATACGCCGATAAGGGACGCCTTTTCCCGTATTCGGGGCGCATTACCGAATATGCCGCAGGGGAGGTTACCGTTGCGTTGCGCGATGGCGCAGAGGTGACGCTACGTCCCGACTGGATCGTCAACTGTACCGGTCCCGCGCCGAGCAGAACCATCGCGCCGCCGCCGTTGGGATTGGATCTGCGAGTTCACGCGGATCTTCATGCGGTGGACGACCAGGGCCGCGCGCTTCCAGGACTTTGGTTTGTTGGGCCGCCGCTGCGCGCCGTGCGCTTTGAAGCGACGGCCGTCCCGGAGCTGCGCCTTATGGCGCAAGCCGTCGCGCGCGGAATCGTCAAGAGCTTCGAAGAGGAGTTAACCCAGGTCGTTTGA
- a CDS encoding S53 family peptidase gives MKLPVSLALAAVAAAALTAAPANASYRRLPPAAARTLALPSLQGAFAGQVPRQTQVDLYIRIAGRHDAELDAYAMAIMTPGSPYFGRYLTPAQFGGYFGADPIAYNRAIETLRRRGFVIDELPENRTDIVAHAAAPVVEAFFQTPLDQRVERGRTYFTNRYEPVFPRELKIAAVSGLDDYGFHHPMLRRNPNAIVDHTFSWGPDDVATAYDIQPLYDQGLDGKGITIANATCGAAENSDLALFQNTFSLPLAELVSTAEPRSKALTSSCGGGYGNGESSLDADWATAIAREATFHQVVAHGPSNHDFDLVYSYIVNNLGGSVHVVTTSWGVCEQLIKGTASLSIDEKLFAQAIAEGQHWFSASGDEGTDDCESSRIHTVSVDYPGSSRYVISVGGTNVRARIAHGNVQAWRAETVWQDSNSDGASGGGRSILYAKPSYQRAVTPNDGVRDVPDIALLSDPQNDGLWMVQGGALQPGWGGTSEAAPQWAGLFAIIEQRKGGGAIADPHARLYQLASSGAYHRLFHDVTRGNNGISDLYGSFSGYNAGPGFDLATGWGSFIAYPLVKAY, from the coding sequence ATGAAACTTCCGGTGTCTTTGGCTTTGGCCGCCGTTGCGGCCGCGGCCCTGACCGCCGCTCCGGCGAACGCTTCGTATCGCCGGCTGCCGCCAGCTGCTGCCCGCACGCTTGCATTGCCGTCGCTCCAAGGCGCGTTTGCCGGGCAAGTGCCTCGCCAGACGCAGGTGGATCTCTATATCCGCATCGCGGGCCGGCACGATGCCGAGCTCGACGCGTACGCGATGGCGATCATGACGCCGGGGTCGCCGTACTTTGGCCGTTATCTGACGCCCGCGCAGTTCGGCGGTTACTTCGGGGCGGATCCGATCGCGTATAATCGCGCAATCGAAACGCTGCGCCGGCGCGGATTCGTCATCGACGAGCTGCCGGAGAACCGCACCGATATCGTCGCGCACGCCGCGGCGCCCGTGGTCGAGGCGTTCTTTCAAACGCCGCTCGACCAGCGCGTCGAGCGGGGGCGGACGTACTTTACGAACCGTTACGAGCCGGTGTTTCCTCGCGAGTTGAAGATCGCGGCGGTTTCCGGCTTGGACGACTACGGCTTTCACCACCCGATGCTGCGCCGGAATCCAAACGCTATCGTCGATCACACGTTCAGCTGGGGTCCCGACGACGTTGCGACGGCCTACGACATCCAGCCGCTCTACGACCAGGGCCTCGACGGGAAAGGCATCACTATCGCCAACGCGACGTGCGGCGCCGCCGAGAACAGCGACTTAGCGCTCTTCCAGAACACGTTCTCGCTGCCGCTCGCGGAACTCGTCTCGACCGCAGAGCCGCGAAGTAAGGCGCTGACGTCGAGTTGCGGAGGCGGGTACGGTAACGGCGAGTCGTCGCTCGACGCCGATTGGGCGACGGCGATCGCGCGGGAGGCGACGTTCCATCAAGTCGTCGCGCACGGTCCCTCGAATCACGACTTCGATTTGGTGTACAGCTATATCGTCAACAATCTTGGCGGCTCGGTGCACGTCGTCACGACGAGTTGGGGCGTCTGCGAACAACTGATTAAGGGAACGGCGAGTCTGTCGATCGACGAAAAACTCTTCGCGCAGGCGATTGCCGAAGGCCAGCATTGGTTTTCGGCGTCCGGCGACGAGGGAACCGACGATTGCGAAAGCTCAAGAATCCATACGGTTTCGGTCGACTATCCCGGATCCTCGCGATACGTCATCAGCGTCGGCGGTACTAACGTGCGCGCTCGCATCGCGCACGGCAACGTGCAGGCGTGGCGCGCCGAAACGGTGTGGCAGGACTCGAACTCCGACGGCGCCTCGGGCGGCGGACGCAGTATTCTTTACGCGAAGCCGTCGTATCAGCGCGCTGTGACGCCCAACGACGGCGTTCGCGACGTTCCCGATATCGCGCTGCTCTCCGATCCCCAGAACGACGGCCTCTGGATGGTGCAGGGGGGCGCACTGCAGCCCGGCTGGGGCGGCACCAGTGAAGCGGCACCGCAGTGGGCCGGTCTCTTTGCCATTATCGAACAGCGCAAAGGCGGCGGAGCGATCGCCGATCCGCACGCGCGTCTCTACCAGCTCGCTTCGTCGGGCGCCTATCATCGGCTCTTCCACGACGTCACCCGCGGAAACAACGGTATCAGCGATCTCTACGGGTCGTTCAGTGGATACAATGCGGGTCCCGGCTTCGATCTCGCTACCGGATGGGGCAGCTTTATCGCCTATCCCCTAGTGAAAGCGTACTAG
- a CDS encoding sulfite exporter TauE/SafE family protein: MSLELIAIGLVVGTIVGLTGVGGASIMTPLLVLALKVNPLVAVGSDLLYSVPTKLYGAYLHNRQGTVNWKITGALLLGGVPAAAAGVALLYWLRGHYDIKLMTAWTRHAIGVALFVAAAVMLIRPFLKTVPVVSRDEFAWHGAQRAYVIAIGAVVGLIVTITSIGSGSVTLPLLALLLPTVGLSELVGSDIAYAAFLIPTAAAGRWTMGDVNLTLVVNLLIGSLPGIYVGSKLCGKMQTKWLRPAVAVTLVFVGTRLI, translated from the coding sequence ATGAGCCTGGAACTTATCGCTATCGGCCTGGTTGTCGGAACGATCGTCGGATTGACCGGCGTCGGCGGCGCGTCAATAATGACTCCGCTGCTCGTTCTTGCACTCAAAGTCAATCCACTCGTCGCAGTCGGCAGCGACCTGCTTTACAGCGTCCCCACCAAACTCTACGGTGCCTACCTTCACAACCGTCAGGGAACGGTCAACTGGAAGATTACCGGCGCATTGCTTCTCGGCGGCGTTCCTGCCGCCGCCGCCGGCGTCGCCTTGCTCTACTGGCTGCGCGGTCATTACGATATCAAGCTCATGACGGCGTGGACTCGTCACGCCATCGGAGTGGCGCTGTTCGTCGCGGCGGCGGTGATGCTCATCAGGCCGTTCCTCAAGACCGTGCCGGTGGTTTCCCGGGACGAGTTCGCGTGGCACGGGGCGCAGCGTGCGTACGTCATTGCGATCGGGGCCGTCGTCGGACTGATCGTCACGATCACTTCCATCGGCAGCGGCTCGGTGACGTTGCCGCTGCTTGCGTTATTGCTTCCCACGGTTGGACTTTCGGAGTTGGTCGGCTCTGATATCGCTTACGCTGCGTTCTTGATACCGACCGCGGCCGCGGGCCGCTGGACGATGGGCGACGTCAACCTGACGCTCGTCGTCAACCTCCTGATCGGCTCGCTGCCGGGCATTTACGTCGGCAGCAAGCTGTGCGGCAAGATGCAGACGAAATGGCTGCGCCCCGCCGTCGCGGTGACGCTCGTGTTCGTAGGGACGCGCTTGATTTAA
- a CDS encoding sulfite exporter TauE/SafE family protein, with amino-acid sequence MFSTIELVLVGFAVGILVGLTGVGGGSIMTPLLVQVVGVNPLVAVGTDLLYSVPTRLYGAWLHRKQGTVNAEIVKALLWGGIPASIVGLAVLYWLRHAFDIKLIEGWTKHAIGLALFLAAAMIIARPFFKRRELPESAAPFSWTRGQRSRIIVLGAVVGLVVTLTSIGSGAVTLPLLSLTLPLVGLPELIGSDIAFAAFLIPAAAIGRWTMGDVNAPLAVTLLVGSLPGVFVGSKLCGRMSQRWLRPAVAVTLLFVGTRLI; translated from the coding sequence GTGTTCTCAACCATCGAACTCGTCCTCGTCGGCTTTGCCGTCGGCATTCTCGTGGGCCTCACCGGGGTTGGCGGAGGCAGCATCATGACGCCGCTGCTCGTTCAGGTCGTGGGCGTCAACCCGTTGGTTGCCGTCGGTACGGACCTGCTCTACAGCGTTCCGACGCGGCTGTATGGCGCTTGGCTGCACCGCAAACAAGGAACGGTCAATGCGGAAATCGTCAAAGCGTTATTGTGGGGCGGCATTCCGGCTTCGATAGTCGGACTTGCAGTGCTCTATTGGTTGCGTCACGCGTTCGATATCAAGTTGATCGAAGGCTGGACGAAGCATGCGATCGGACTCGCGCTCTTCTTAGCCGCCGCGATGATCATCGCGCGGCCGTTCTTTAAACGGCGCGAGCTGCCGGAATCCGCGGCGCCGTTTTCGTGGACGCGCGGCCAGCGATCACGCATCATCGTTCTCGGCGCCGTCGTGGGTCTGGTCGTTACGCTCACGTCGATCGGCAGCGGTGCGGTGACTCTTCCGTTGCTCTCGCTCACGCTGCCGCTGGTCGGTCTTCCGGAGCTCATCGGCTCGGACATCGCCTTTGCAGCGTTCTTAATTCCGGCCGCTGCGATAGGCCGCTGGACGATGGGTGACGTCAACGCTCCACTCGCCGTCACGCTGCTGGTCGGCTCGTTGCCGGGCGTCTTTGTCGGCAGCAAACTCTGCGGCCGGATGAGCCAGCGCTGGCTGCGCCCGGCGGTCGCCGTGACCCTCCTATTCGTAGGAACGCGCCTCATCTAA
- the cysT gene encoding sulfate ABC transporter permease subunit CysT: MKQRSVVPGFGLALGFTVLYLSLIVLIPLSATFVKSSTLGWHQFWHVVTARRALASYEITFGASMVAAVINLAFGVLVAWVLVRYSFPLKRLFDSMVDLPFALPTAIAGIALTTLYAPNGWLGKPLAAMGIHAAFTPLGIVIALTFIGLPFVVRTVQPVLEDLDPELEEAAASLGADRWKVFSRVLLPAMLPAALTGFALAFARGIGEYGSVIFIAGNMPMRTEITPLLIVTKLEQYDYAGATAIAVAMLVASFLLLLAINLLQRWSALRAGAEAA, translated from the coding sequence GTGAAACAGCGTAGCGTGGTGCCGGGCTTCGGTCTGGCGCTCGGCTTTACCGTACTCTACCTTTCGCTGATCGTCCTCATCCCTCTTTCGGCAACGTTCGTCAAATCGTCGACGCTGGGATGGCATCAGTTTTGGCACGTCGTTACGGCTCGGCGCGCGTTGGCATCGTATGAGATCACGTTTGGCGCGTCGATGGTCGCAGCGGTAATTAATCTCGCCTTCGGGGTTCTCGTCGCCTGGGTGCTCGTTCGCTACTCGTTTCCTCTCAAGCGTCTTTTTGATTCTATGGTGGATTTGCCGTTTGCGCTGCCCACCGCGATCGCAGGCATCGCGCTCACGACGCTCTACGCTCCTAACGGCTGGCTCGGAAAGCCGCTGGCGGCCATGGGAATCCATGCGGCCTTTACGCCGCTCGGAATCGTGATCGCGCTAACGTTCATCGGATTGCCGTTCGTGGTGCGGACCGTTCAACCGGTGCTCGAGGATCTCGATCCCGAACTCGAAGAGGCGGCGGCTAGCCTTGGAGCGGACCGCTGGAAAGTGTTCTCCCGCGTTTTGCTGCCCGCGATGTTACCCGCGGCGCTTACCGGCTTCGCGCTTGCTTTTGCGCGCGGGATCGGCGAATACGGCTCCGTGATTTTCATCGCTGGAAACATGCCGATGAGAACCGAAATTACTCCGCTGCTCATCGTAACGAAACTCGAGCAGTACGATTACGCCGGCGCTACGGCGATCGCAGTCGCGATGCTCGTCGCCTCATTTCTGCTTTTGCTGGCCATCAATCTGTTGCAGCGTTGGAGCGCGCTGAGAGCCGGCGCCGAGGCAGCGTGA
- the cysW gene encoding sulfate ABC transporter permease subunit CysW produces MIATAGRLPISRATTESSAVRSLLIGIALAFLLLFLFLPLVVVFATALAEGFAAYFRTFADPDTISAIRLTLLAAAIAVPLNVIFGLAAAWAIGKFQFAGKSLLVTLIDLPFSVSPVVAGLIYVLLFGAQGFLGPWLAAHHIQIIFAVPGIVLATIFVTFPFVAREVLPTMQAQGTEEEEAAITLGANGWQTFFRVTLPNVRWALIYGVILCNARAMGEFGAVSVVSGHVRGLTNTMPLHIAILYDDYQFVPAFAVASLLAMLALVTLLVKSIVEWKRGQEPS; encoded by the coding sequence GTGATCGCGACTGCAGGGCGGCTTCCCATATCCCGGGCGACGACTGAGTCCAGCGCCGTCCGTTCTCTTTTGATCGGAATCGCGCTGGCGTTTCTCCTCCTCTTTCTCTTCTTGCCGCTCGTAGTGGTGTTCGCGACCGCGTTGGCCGAGGGATTTGCCGCGTACTTTCGCACTTTCGCCGACCCGGACACGATATCGGCAATTCGCCTGACGCTCCTGGCGGCGGCGATTGCGGTACCGCTCAACGTCATTTTCGGTCTAGCCGCCGCGTGGGCGATCGGCAAGTTTCAATTTGCGGGCAAGAGTCTGCTCGTAACCCTCATCGATTTGCCGTTTTCCGTCTCACCGGTCGTCGCCGGCCTCATTTACGTGCTGCTGTTCGGTGCGCAAGGGTTTCTGGGACCTTGGCTAGCGGCGCATCACATTCAGATTATCTTCGCGGTGCCCGGGATAGTGCTGGCAACGATATTCGTGACCTTCCCATTTGTCGCGCGCGAAGTCTTGCCGACGATGCAAGCGCAGGGAACTGAGGAAGAAGAAGCGGCGATCACGCTGGGGGCGAACGGCTGGCAAACGTTCTTCCGCGTAACTCTTCCCAACGTGCGTTGGGCGTTGATTTACGGCGTCATTCTCTGCAACGCGCGTGCGATGGGAGAGTTCGGGGCCGTCTCGGTCGTGTCGGGTCACGTCCGCGGGCTCACGAACACCATGCCGCTGCACATTGCGATTCTGTACGACGACTATCAGTTCGTTCCGGCTTTTGCCGTCGCATCGCTCCTGGCCATGCTCGCGCTCGTAACGTTGCTCGTCAAGAGCATCGTGGAATGGAAAAGGGGCCAGGAACCGTCGTGA
- the tdh gene encoding L-threonine 3-dehydrogenase produces the protein MKALVKPRPGPGFVLTDVPVPAIGPTDVLIRVGKAGVCGTDAHIYGWDKWAQNRVKPPLVIGHEFMGTVEAVGDAVRSVRPGDRVSAEGHIADLTCVLCRTGNAHICERVEIIGVDRDGSFAEFIAMPEYNVWKLDPAIPDEYAAIFDPLGNAVHTVMAAGVSIKSVVITGVGSIGLMAIPVARAAGASSVYAIDLNPAKLELAKRLGADATFLSTQAGLVDEIKELTNGDGVDVLLEMSGSGVAIDQGLQMVRNGGTAALLGIPSDNININLAERIIFKGLTVLGINGRRMFETWYQTQALVKSGRVDLRPIITHVLPYQQFDKAFELMKSGEAAKIVLSFDSAR, from the coding sequence ATGAAAGCGCTCGTCAAACCGCGTCCCGGACCGGGCTTCGTACTGACCGACGTTCCGGTTCCCGCAATCGGACCGACCGACGTGCTGATTCGCGTCGGAAAGGCCGGCGTGTGCGGAACCGACGCGCACATCTACGGCTGGGATAAGTGGGCGCAAAACCGCGTCAAGCCGCCGCTGGTGATCGGACACGAGTTCATGGGAACCGTCGAAGCGGTCGGCGATGCGGTGCGTTCGGTTCGCCCGGGCGATCGCGTTTCGGCCGAAGGTCACATCGCCGATCTCACCTGCGTGCTGTGCCGAACCGGAAATGCGCACATCTGCGAGCGCGTCGAGATAATCGGCGTCGACCGCGACGGGTCGTTCGCCGAGTTCATCGCGATGCCCGAATACAACGTGTGGAAGCTCGATCCGGCGATTCCCGACGAGTACGCGGCGATCTTCGATCCGCTCGGTAACGCCGTGCACACGGTCATGGCCGCGGGAGTGAGCATCAAGAGCGTCGTGATCACCGGTGTGGGATCGATCGGGCTGATGGCCATTCCGGTCGCGCGCGCCGCCGGCGCGTCGTCGGTCTATGCGATCGACCTCAATCCCGCCAAGCTCGAGCTGGCCAAACGCTTGGGCGCCGATGCGACCTTCTTATCCACCCAAGCCGGCTTGGTCGACGAGATCAAGGAGCTCACTAACGGTGACGGCGTCGATGTGCTGCTCGAAATGTCCGGCAGCGGGGTTGCGATCGATCAAGGATTGCAAATGGTGCGCAACGGCGGCACCGCTGCGCTTCTGGGAATTCCCAGCGACAACATCAACATCAACCTCGCCGAGCGGATCATTTTCAAAGGCTTGACCGTACTGGGCATCAACGGCCGGCGCATGTTCGAAACGTGGTATCAAACGCAGGCACTGGTCAAGAGCGGCCGCGTCGATCTGCGTCCGATCATCACGCACGTGCTGCCGTACCAGCAGTTCGACAAGGCGTTCGAGCTGATGAAATCGGGCGAGGCCGCCAAAATCGTTTTATCCTTCGACTCCGCTCGCTAG
- a CDS encoding TOBE-like domain-containing protein, translated as MEKGPGTVVSITVRNVVKSFGDFVALQSVDMRIGSGELVALLGPSGSGKTTLLRIIAGLEFADSGTIAFEGQDMSDRSARDRRVGFVFQHYALFRHMTVFENIAFGLRVRPRSSRPAGHAIRAKVDELLALIQLENQATRFPSQLSGGQRQRVALARALAVEPQVLLLDEPFGALDAKVRLELRRWLRRLHDEIHVTSVFVTHDQEEALEVADRVAVMNEGRIEQIGTPDEVYNRPATSFVYNFLGNVNLFHGRVDDGAPYIQEGATDHLVFVRPHSLEMSREVPSVRHFRATVKHFNAAGPIVKVEGVTEWGAPVHVEISHERFRDLALLKGEEVFIIPRQIAVFTEPNELDDRC; from the coding sequence ATGGAAAAGGGGCCAGGAACCGTCGTGAGCATTACGGTGCGAAACGTCGTCAAGTCGTTTGGAGACTTTGTGGCGCTGCAGAGCGTCGACATGCGCATTGGTTCCGGAGAGTTGGTGGCGCTTCTTGGGCCGTCGGGATCGGGAAAAACCACGCTTTTGCGGATCATTGCCGGACTCGAGTTCGCAGATTCCGGTACGATTGCGTTCGAAGGGCAAGACATGAGCGATCGGAGCGCGCGCGATCGACGCGTCGGATTCGTATTTCAACATTACGCGCTTTTTAGGCATATGACGGTCTTCGAGAATATCGCGTTCGGCTTGCGCGTGCGCCCGCGGAGTTCGCGTCCCGCCGGCCACGCCATCCGTGCGAAGGTCGACGAACTGCTGGCGCTGATACAACTCGAGAATCAGGCGACGCGTTTTCCTTCGCAACTTTCCGGCGGGCAACGCCAACGGGTCGCGCTCGCGCGCGCCTTAGCCGTAGAGCCGCAGGTCCTCCTCCTCGACGAGCCGTTCGGCGCCCTGGACGCCAAAGTGCGCTTGGAGCTGCGGCGGTGGCTTCGCCGCCTGCACGACGAAATCCACGTGACGAGCGTGTTCGTTACGCACGATCAGGAAGAGGCGCTCGAAGTCGCCGACCGCGTTGCCGTGATGAACGAAGGCCGCATCGAGCAAATCGGTACGCCGGACGAAGTCTACAACCGCCCCGCGACCTCGTTCGTGTACAACTTCTTGGGAAACGTGAATTTGTTTCACGGGCGAGTCGATGACGGGGCACCGTACATACAAGAGGGCGCTACGGACCACCTCGTTTTCGTTCGACCGCATTCGTTGGAAATGTCTCGGGAAGTTCCCAGCGTCCGGCACTTTCGCGCGACGGTCAAACACTTCAACGCTGCCGGCCCCATCGTCAAAGTAGAGGGCGTCACCGAGTGGGGCGCGCCGGTCCACGTAGAGATCTCGCACGAGCGCTTTCGCGATCTCGCACTTCTCAAAGGCGAAGAAGTCTTCATTATCCCGCGTCAGATCGCCGTATTCACCGAGCCGAACGAGCTCGACGATCGATGTTGA